One Phoenix dactylifera cultivar Barhee BC4 chromosome 8, palm_55x_up_171113_PBpolish2nd_filt_p, whole genome shotgun sequence genomic window carries:
- the LOC103703039 gene encoding transcription factor SPEECHLESS, with translation MGDGLSELFEDTEFGHTSFTGATSPEDLFKILESLEDDTKEVPPFNPFEELVFSPRGGDDSTTRLVSQGSASSSIRPHEIDEGDEETNRARKKLKSSTLVASVDAAAQDGQHKMSHITVERNRRKQMNEHLSVLRSLMPCFYVKRGDQASIIGGVVDYIKELQQVLQSLEAKKQRKVYSEVLSPRPVSSPRTTPLSPRPPPLSPRKGLPISPRTPQPGSPYKPRLQQSYRSPTLVPSHESSPSIENNVNELAANSKSPVADVEVKFSGPNVLLKTLSHRIPGQALKIITALEGLSLEILHASLSTIDDTMLNSFTIKIGIECELSAEELAQQILQTFS, from the exons ATGGGAGACGGCCTATCTGAACTTTTCGAGGACACAGAGTTCGGGCACACCAGCTTCACCGGGGCCACCTCCCCGGAGGACCTCTTTAAAATCCTGGAGAGCTTGGAGGATGATACTAAGGAGGTTCCTCCCTTCAACCCATTTGAAGAGCTTGTCTTCAGCCCGAGAGGTGGTGACGATTCTACGACGAGGCTAGTGTCTCAAGGTTCGGCTTCGTCTAGCATTAGGCCTCATGAGATCGATGAGGGTGATGAGGAGACTAACCGTGCTCGAAAGAAGCTAAAGTCCTCCACACTGGTTGCTTCGGTCGATGCGGCCGCCCAAGACGGGCAGCACAAGATGTCACACATCACGGTGGAGCGCAACCGGAGGAAGCAAATGAACGAGCACTTATCGGTACTCCGATCATTGATGCCATGCTTCTATGTGAAGAGG GGGGATCAAGCTTCCATCATAGGAGGAGTCGTTGATTACATCAAGGAGTTACAACAAGTCCTGCAGTCCCTGGAGGCCAAGAAGCAGAGGAAAGTCTACAGTGAGGTTCTCAGCCCCAGACCAGTTTCCAGCCCTAGGACGACACCACTGAGCCCGAGGCCTCCGCCTCTGAGTCCAAGAAAGGGTTTGCCCATAAGTCCAAGAACTCCTCAGCCAGGCAGCCCTTACAAGCCAAGATTGCAGCAAAGCTATCGCTCCCCGACCTTGGTTCCATCTCATGAATCCTCCCCCTCCATTGAGAACAACGTCAACGAGCTCGCGGCCAACTCCAAATCCCCGGTTGCGGATGTGGAGGTGAAGTTCTCGGGTCCCAACGTCCTCCTGAAGACTCTGTCGCATCGCATCCCTGGCCAGGCTCTGAAGATAATCACCGCTCTTGAGGGCCTTTCTCTCGAGATACTCCATGCGAGCCTCAGCACCATTGATGACACCATGCTCAACTCATTCACCATCAAG ATTGGAATTGAGTGCGAACTTAGTGCAGAGGAATTAGCACAGCAAATTCTGCAAACATTCTCGTAA